Proteins from a genomic interval of Sparus aurata chromosome 21, fSpaAur1.1, whole genome shotgun sequence:
- the bcl10 gene encoding B-cell lymphoma/leukemia 10, with protein sequence MDVPHLTEEEMAEIKKDVLTRLRHYLCDKIRAERHLDYLRARRILTRDDAEEISCRTTQTKRTAMLLDMLAENPLGLDALCDSIKEMRSQNFIITKITDEVQKAKNEKIESLRAGASSSSSDSKVSTPSTTSDLTTMFSNNSTVLFHPDGERSPSSSDVTGSLTLPSIQRGGGSPSGAGASISVVSSTTSSSLLRPGDPGAPPLPDEVMVESPSNIDAGAQGCTSSGGDSNFQPLRSRSLDPTSHRGVF encoded by the exons GTGCTGACCAGACTGCGGCACTACCTCTGCGACAAGATCAGAGCCGAGCGCCACCTCGACTACCTGCGTGCCCGCCGGATCCTGACGCGGGACGACGCGGAGGAAATCAGCTGCAGGACCACGCAGACCAAGAGGACGGCCATGTTGTTGGACATGCTGGCTGAGAACCCCCTGGGCCTGGACGCCTTGTGTGACTCCATAAAGGAGATGCGCTCACAAAACTTCATCATCACCAAAATCACTGATGAGGTGCAAAAGGCCAAAAACGAGAAGATCGAGTCTCTCAGAG CCGGGGCCTCCAGTTCCTCGTCTGACAGCAAAGTTAGCACTCCGAGCACAACCAGCGACCTCACCACCATGTtttcaaacaactccacagtgctTTTCCACCCAGATGGAGAGCGGAGCCCTTCCTCTTCGGACGTGACGGGCTCACTCACCCTGCCATCCATACAGAGAGGTGGAGGCTCGCCCTCTGGGGCCGGTGCTAGCATCAGCGTAGTTTCATCTAcaacctcctccagcctcctGAGGCCCGGAGACCCGGGAGCTCCTCCGCTACCAGACGAGGTGATGGTCGAATCCCCGTCCAACATAGATGCTGGAGCGCAGGGGTGCACCAGCAGCGGAGGAGACTCAAACTTCCAGCCGCTCCGGTCGCGCTCGCTCGACCCGACGTCACATAGGGGTGTCTTTTAG